The following nucleotide sequence is from Achromobacter spanius.
CGCCATCCCGCCGTTTTCCTTCAACCCTGACTTGCACCTGCTGGTGGACCCCAGCCTGCGCACGCGCCACGATGAAATCGTGTTCAACGCGGGGCGGCTGGATGCGTCCATTCTGCTGAACACGGAAGACTACTTCCGGCTGGCGGCGCCCCAGGAAGCGCCGCTGATCAAGGCCTGACTCCCGCCGCCACCACCCCACCATGACGCCCGCCGTGTTCCGCTCCAAGATTGCACGCGGCGCCAACATGCGCTGGCTGATGAGCCTGGCGCACATGGAGCCGTCGCCCGTCAGCCCGTGGGTGGCGCTGCGGGCGGCGCTGGCCATCGGCCTGCCCACGGCCGTGGGCCTGGCGCTGGACCAGATCGGGCCCGCCGCCTTGGTCGCCTTGGGCGCGCTGCCCGCCATCACCGGCGACAACGGCGGCCCTTACCGCAACCGGGCGCTGTCCATCGGCTGCACGGTGTTCGGCGGCGCCTTGGGTTACCTGCTGGGCAACCTGGTGGCCGGACACGGGCTGTGGACGTCCGCCGCCATGACCCTGCTGGTGCTCATCGCCAGCCTGGTGGGCACCTTCAACAACATCGCGGCGGTCGCCACGCTGCAATTCGCGGTGTACGTCATCGTGGGTTCCAGCCTGACGTCCACCCTGCCCGCCTGGCTGCCTTCGGTGCTGGTAGGCATGGGCGGGCTGTTTGGCCTGGCGCTGACGCTCGCGGGCTGGGTGGTGCACCCGATTGCGCCCGAACGCGCCGCCGTGGCGCAGGCGTATCGCAAGCTGGCCGCCTTGTTCGCCGCCATCGGCACATCGCGCACCATGGTTGCCCGGCGCGACATGGAAGCGGCCATGGCCACCGCCTACGACACGGTCTTGGCGGCCCGTGGCCGCGCCGCCGGGCCGTCGCCGCGCCTGGCCCGCCTGGCGGCCCAACTCCAGGCCTGCACTCCGCTGACCAATACGGCGCTGGCGCTGGCCCGCGCCGGCCGCGTCCTGCCGCCGGCCTGCGCGCGCGTCATGAACCATCTGGCGGACCGGGTCGAGCATGATCAGCCCCCCGCCCCCGGCGACGACATCACGGCCTTGCGCCAAGCCGGCATGCTGGAACTGGCGGATGCGCTGGCGCAGGCCGAACCCTTGCTGACGGGCGCCAAGACGCCCGACGCCGACCCCATGGCCCAGCTTGCGCCGGCGCCTCCGCGCACACCATGGCGGGTGCTTGCACGCACCTACCGCCCCGGTCGGACCACCGTGCGATATCTGATCCGGCTGGGCCTGTGCCTGATCGCCGCCGAGGCCGTGGCGCTGGCCGCGTCGCTGCCGCGTTCGTATTGGGTGCCCTTGATTGTGGTGGTGATCTTCAAGCCAAACTTCGGTTCGGTATTCGCGCGGGCGCTGCAAAGCTGCGGCGGCAGCGTGGTGGGCGTGGCCATCAGCGCCACCGTGCTGGCGGTGGACCAGAACGGCATTGCAAGCGTGTTGACGGTGGCGGCGCTGGCGGCCTTGCTGCCCTGGTCCATCCGCCGCAATTACGGGCTGTTTTCCGCCATTCTGGTGCCTATCCTGATGCTGCTGATCGGCGCCTTGCAGCCCGGCACCTGGGCTATCGCGCTGGCGCGCCTGCTTGATGTGGGCGTGGCGGCCGGCATCGTGCTGCTGGTGGGCTACCTGCCGTGGATCCGCATCGAACGCAATAACCTGGACCAGGCCGTGGCCACGGCGATGTCCACGCTGGCTGCTTACGTCAATACGGTGTTCCAGGCGGACCCCGCCAAGCGCCACGCCCTGCGCGCCCGCGCCTATGCAAGCTTGTCGGACCTGCGCATCGCGTTGCAGCGCGGCCTGTCCGAACCGCGTTTGGTCAGCCGCCGCGCGCTGGCCTGGTGGCCGGTGGAGGTGGCGCTGGAGCGCGTGGCCAACGCCGTGTCGGACACGGCCTGGTCGCTGCCTGCCGACCAGCCCACCCCCAGCGCCGCCGAAGTCGGCCAACTGGCGCACGCCTTGCACGCCATGAGCGTCGCGGTGGTGGGAGGCACGGCCGTACCGACCGCGGCCATCTCCGCCCCCATCCCGGCGCTGGCCGACGTGGCCGCCGAAATCGAAAGCTTGCGCGCCGCGCTGGCTGGGCCGGATTTTGCCGCCGCGCCCCTCGCCGCTTTGCCCAAGCGTCGCTCCACCCATCCCCTTACCCCTCCATCCAACCAGGTCTGAACCATGTGTCTTGCCGTATTGGCCCTGCACGCCTTGCCGGGCATTCCCGTCCTGATCGCCGCCAACCGCGACGAATTCCACGCACGCCCCACGCTCCCAGCCGCGCAATGGGCGGATGCGCCCGGCCTTTACGCAGGCCGCGACGGCCTGGCCGGCGGCAGCTGGATGGGCGTGACGGCGCAAGGCCGCTTTGCGCTGGTCACCAATTTCCGCGAACCCGGCAGGCACCTGGACCCTGCCCCGTCACGCGGCGCGCTGGTTGAAGATTATTTGCGCGGCAGCGATTCGCCGCAGGCATACCTGGCGCGCACGCACGAATCGGATCAGGCTTACAACGGCTTCAACCTGATCGTGGGCGACACCCGTCAGGCCTGGTATCTGAGCAACCGCGATGGCGCGCCGCGCCCGCTTGCACCCGGCATCTATGCCCTGTCCAACCATTTGCTGGACACGCCCTGGCCCAAGCTGGCCCGCACCAAGACGGCGTTTACCGAGGTACTGGGGCGTACGCCGCAACCTGACCTGCCCGCCTTGTTCGACGCGCTGGCGGATAGGCAGACGGCCACCGATGACGAGATGCCCGCAACCGGCCTGCCCCAAGACCGCGAAAGACTGTTGAGCAGCCCGTTCATCGTCAGCCCCGACTACGGCACCCGCGCCTCCAGCGTGCTGGTGCTGCGCGAGGGCGGCGCGGGCCAATTGGATGAAAGGCGCTTTGCGCCCGACGGCACGGTCAGCGGGGAAAGCCGGCTGGCTTTTTCCTGGCAAGGCTGAACGCGCGGGAATATGCTGTTTTGCGAGGCGGCAAGAAAACCAGCGGCAGAATCACGGTCACGGAAACAATCGGTTGATCTCCGAGACGCGCTGCCGCGAACTCCGTGCCGTCGCCCAGGTCGAAGCTCAATCATTCACGTCTGGAGAATCAGATGAAAAAACGCATTGAACGCTGCACCCTGTCCGCCATGATGGCCTTGGGCAGCATGGCCATTGCCGGCGTGCTGTCCACCGCGCAGGCGGCATTACCACCGGTCAAGCACCAGGGCTCGGTGCAATACGTCAGCGGCGGTATCGGCATCGATGAATCCGAAGCCATGAAAGCCGCCGCAAAAGATTATCCGCTGGCGCTGACTTTCGCGGCCCAGCGTGATGGCAAGGCCGATTATGTGGCCAGCGTCGGCGTCACCATCCTCGACGCGCAAGGCAAGGAAGTCTTGAAGGCCACGTCCGAAGGTCCCTACATGCTGGTCAAGCTGCCCGCGGGCAGCTACAAGATTTCAGCGACGTTTGAGGGCAAGAAGCAGGAACGCGCAGTGACCGTGCAAGGCACCGGCACCGCGCGCGCCGTCTTTGAATGGAAGTAAGCGCCTAGACCCCTGAAAACAGGATGGCGATGATGAAGCCCACGCTGATCGCCCAAGCCAGGGACCGCAGCGCTCCCCAGCCTGCCAGATACATCGCCAGATAGCCCAGGCGCACGCCCAACCAGCACGCCATCAGGGTGGCCACATGCGCGGGCGACGCCTGCGTATACAGCGCGAACAGCACCGCCGCAAAGAAGAACGGCAGCGCTTCAAAGGCATTGATCTGCGCCGCGTTGGCGCGCGCCCGCCAGCCTTCCTGGCGAGCAAGCCACGCGCGAGGGTCATTGTTGTCGAACTTCTTTCCCCCCGCCTTGGCGATGATTGTCGACACCAGCGGCAGCAGTGCCGCTGCCAACATCAACCACGCGATCATTTTCATACTGACTCCAGGTGCGCAAGATAAGGCGGCTCGCGTTTGGCGCCGCTGCGGCAGCGGTCGCCTGAAAGCGGAAGAAATGAAAAACCAGGCACATTGAACTGACCCGTAAGCACCCCTGTCAAGCAGGCATTGGCGGATAGATGATCGGAGTCAGGGTTAACCGAGGGATGAATTGCACCGGCGGGAGGCCACACAGCGACCGGAGGGCAGTCGATATGGATTGGGATTGACCAACCTTCTTCCCGAGCACATCTGTCACTTCGATCCATTTGAATCATATTCTTTCTCTTCACTTTTCGGCTGGCGCCCTTTAAACCACCCGCGAGGATATGAAGAAGCCTCAAACGGGCGAATGCCCAATTGATGTGCCCTAGCGGCATAACCACCGACACCCCCGACCACAAAACCGACTATATATAACCAACCCGTCCGCCAGATATCCAGATCGAGGAAAACCAATCCACCGCCAACGATCACAAAAACAAATCGAAATATGGACCGGAAATTTCCATCATGAATAAATACTATTTTTAGTGCTTTTAAAATTCTCGCAAACCAATTAATTTTCATAATGAGCAGGAGTTATATCCCTCTGAGGCCCAGCAGCGCAAGGCGCAGTAATACAGTACTGAGTCGTCGGAGATCGTTCCTTAGCGGCCAACCCGAGTCTGCCATTGAGTGGCCGCGCTGGGGCTATCAATGTAGGAATACCCACTCGGAATCGGGCCTCCGCTATCGTGGGAAACGATAGAGCTCTGAATCTGCCCGGAACTCACTTGCTTTCCTTGCGTACGTCAGGCTCGCTGGCCTGAGTTGGCTTTCTTTCGGCCAGCCATTCCGGCGGATATGGCGGCTTATCAAATGGGCGAATTTTTAAAACATAAGCTTGCGCGGAGTAGCCACCAAAAGCCCCAATACCCAAACCCACGATATACAACCACCCGGTGTGCCAGTGATACAGATCGATCAACAGCATCCACACCCCTACAAAAGCGCAAATCAGAACATATACGTAGCGCAAATGACCGTCGCGGACTGCATATTTCATAAATAATTCTTCTAGTCTATGCTTCACTTCGCGCACCTTGATTTCAATTACTCGCCAATTTCATTAAGCTCTGCGGCGCGATCCCATATATGGCGTGGGCCTTAGCTCGATATTCGCCAGACTTGGCATCATACAGACGAATGACTACGCGCACGTTCGGTGAATATTGCTGATAGCCGGCAAATTCATTGGGATCATTGACCTAACCCACCCTCAGTGCAGTCGATAGACAGTCTATTCAGACTATTTATGCTGATGTCCATTTAATAACTTCCTATATACCTAGGTGGTATGGAAACGATATACCTCTACCGCTGTGCTGGACCCGCGCGATATATCTATGGCATTTTTTTGGACCCTGCCTCTCCCGGATCGGGGTTTGACGGCCAAATAGTGTTTTCGTCATCAGGCGCACCATGCCATGATGCATCTTCCGCATTTTTTACTCTAACGTCTGCCCCAACAAGCTTCGTCCTTTCCAGACTGGCAAAACGAACATCTAAGTTGCAAAGCGTTGCCCCCGTAAAATCTCCATTTGAAAAATCAGCACAAATCGCAATTGCGTTTGTAAAATCGGAGTTTCTGGCAATCACACGCATGAAGTATGAATTGATAAGCCAGGCTTCCACCATTTTCACGCCAGACAGTTTGGATCCCACAAACCCAATATCCTGAATTAAGAACGGGAAAAATCGGCGGCCTGCAAATCCATATCATCAAACATCAAGCGATGGAAGTTCGCGCCACGAAAATCTGCCCGAACCAAGGCATCCATATTCAGAGCAAGTCACTTGCCCGTTTGATATTTAAGAACAATCAATGCCCCCCCAAAATCTGCAGAATCAAATTCCGACACCTTAAATAGGATCCAGGTGCGCCGCCCCAAGGTGGGGCCGGACAGGGTGACGGGCATTTCGCCGCCGCTGCGGCATGGTCGCCTGAAAGCAAAAAAATGAAAAGCCGCGCGCTGGGACGAACCGCCATGCGCGCTTACACTTTGCGCTCCAAGTTTTGCGCCCGCTTGCCTGATGACCTTGCTGAGCCCCTGGCCCCCGTTATTTCTTGCCGCCGCCCTGCTCTGGCCCCCCGCAACGCGGCGCTGGGCGCTGGCGCCGTTGATGCTTGCCTGGGCGTGGGGCTGGGCCGATGGCGTGATAGACCCCGTGGCGTTCGTCGCGCCGGCGCTGCTGGTGTTGGCGGCGGCCTGGGTGCGGCCGGGGTCTGGTGATGCCGTGCGGATGGCCGGCCACGGCTTGTTCCTGCTTCTAGCCGCAGCGCTCTTCCTGCATCTGCTGCCGGGCTTTCACAACCCGCTGGTGATTGCGCCCGCCCCGCTGAGCGCGGACGCCGTGGCGTTTGGCATGTATCTGAACCTGGACAAGCCGCTGGTTGCCTTCTGGGTGATCTTAGCCCTGGCCCCGCCCATGTCGGGCGTCGACCTGCGGCGCACGGTGCTGGCGGCCAGCCTGGCTTGCGGCGCGGCGGTGCTGGCCTGCCTGGGCATTGCGCTGGCGTTGGGCGTGGTGGGCTGGGCGCCCAAGTGGCCGGACTCGGGCTGGATCTGGCTCATCAACAATGCGTTGCTGGTCACGCTGGCTGAAGAAGCGCTGTTTCGCGGCTATGTGCAGCAGCAGTTGGCCACGCGCTGGCGGCATCATCCCTGGGGCGCCTGGGCCGCGCTGGGCGTGGCTGCGGTGCTGTTCGGGCTGGCGCATTTTGCGGGCGGCTGGCAATGGATGTTGCTGGCCGCCATCGCCGGCGCCGCCTATGGCGTGGCTTACCGCTACGGCGGACTGGCGGCGGCGGTGCTGGCGCATCTGGGCTTGAACGCCGCGCACTTCGGTTTATTTACCTACCCGATGCGCGCGGTGTTCTAGCGTGACGTTCTGGTGCGCAGCCGCGCCGTATTCCCGCACGGCAGGTGGCTTACGCCAGCGCCGGATAGTCGGTGTACCCCGTCGGACCCTGCGCGTAGAACGTGGACGGTTCGGGCTTGTTCAGCTCGGCGTTCAATTCAAACCGGCGCGCCAGATCGGGGTTGGCGATGTAGGGCACGCCAAACGCCACGGCGTCGGCGCGGCCGGCCTTGATGGCGGCTTCGGCCGATTCCCGCGTGTAGCCCTCGTTGCCGATGTAGACGCCGCCAAAGGCCGCCTTCAAGCGCGGGCCCAGGCTGTCTTCCGCTTCACGCTCGCGCACGCAAAGAAAGGCGATGCCGCGCTTGCCCAGTTCGGTGGCCACATACAGGAAGGTGGTGGCCAGATCGGAATCGCCCATGGTGTGAATATCGCCGCGCGGCGACAGGTGCACGCCCACGCGGTCCGCGCCCCAGACGGCCACGCACGCATCCACCACTTCCAGCAGCAGGCGGGCGCGGTTTTCCAGCGATCCGCCGTATTGGTCGGTGCGCTGGTTGGTGCTGTCTTGCAAGAACTGATCCAGCAGGTAGCCGTTGGCGGCGTGCACTTCCACGCCGTCGAAACCCGCTTCCATGGCCATTTGCGCGCCATGGCGGTAGGCCTCGACCACGCCAGGCAGCTCGGCCGTTTCCAGCGCGCGCGGGGTGACGTAGGCACGCTTGGGACGCACATGGCTGACATGGCCGCCGGCCGCGATGGCGCTGGGCGCAACGGGCAGTTCGCCGTTCAGGAAGATGGGGTCGGAAATGCGGCCCACGTGCCAAAGCTGGGCCGCGATCAGGCCGCCTTTTTCGTGGACGGCGGCGGTCACTTTGCGCCAGCCCTTCACTTGTTCGGTGGACCACAGGCCGGGAGTGTCGGCGTAGCCCACGCCTTGCGGGGTCACGGCGGTGGCTTCGGTCAAGATCAGGCCCGCGCCGGCGCGCTGGGTGTAGTACTCGACCATCAAATCATTGGGAACGCGGCCTTCGCTGGCGCGTTGGCGCGTCAAGGGGGCCATGACAATGCGGTTGCGCAGCGTCAGCGCGCCAACGCGCAGGGGTTCAAACAGGGTGCTCATGCAAAGTCCTTCCGCCCCGGGGCGATGGGGCGCGATGTGCAGCGGCATACAAGGTGGCGTAGTGCGGTGTGGGGGGCACACGCCTGCCGGCTGACTACATATCCTGGTTCAACTGCCGCAGGAACGCGGCAATCGTGGCTTCATTGCGACGGAAAAAGACCCACTGCCCCACTTTGGTCGACGTAATCAGGCCCGCGCGTTGCAAGACGGCCAGGTGCGAAGACACGGTCGACTGCGACAGCCCGCAGCGGTCATCGATGTGGCCCGCGCACACCCCATGTTCAAAGGAGTGGCCCGGACGTTCCTCGAAATACGCATGCGGCGTCTTCAGCCATGCAAGGATGTCACGCCGCACCGGATTGGCCAGCGCCTTGATGATGGCGTCGGTATCAATCCCGGGTTCTGCGCCGGTCTGATCGGAGGACGAAGCGGAAGCGGAGCGAGTCATATTTGTATATCGCAATTTATCGAATCTTAAATCGAAAGTATTCGATATATAGTCATGCCCCTGAGGACAACGAGGTTTTGCCTAGTCGCCTTGCACCTTCCCACGCAGACGCTTGACCTCGCCGTGCAGGACTTTGCGTTGCACGCGGCGGCGTTGGGAAGATCGTGTGGGCTTGGTGGCGCGGCGCGGCTTGTCGACCTGGATGGCGTTGCGAACCATGGTCACCAGCCGTTCGATGGCTTCGGCCCGGTTTTTCTCCTGGCTGCGAAACGACTGCGACTTGATGACAATAACGCCCTCTTTCGAGATGCGGTGATCGCTCAGGGCGCACACGGCGTCCTGCACCTCGGGCGGCAGGCGTGAAGCCCGCACGTCAAAGCGCAGGTGGACGGCGCTGGACACCTTGTTGACGTTCTGGCCGCCCGCGCCCTGGGCGCGGATCATGCTGAACGTCAGGTCGCGTTCGTCGATATACAGGGAATCTTGGACATGAAACATAGGGCGGGAGTCTATACCAAGTAAAATAATCCGCTTTTGCCCGATTTTCGCGGCGCCTCCGGCCGCCAGCAACCTTATGACCTACTCCGCCAAAGAAATTTTCAAGACCCTGCAAGGCGAAGGCGCCCACGCAGGCCGCGCGGCGGTATTTTGCCGGTTTGCGGGCTGTAACCTCTGGACCGGCCGCGAAAGCGACCGCGCCAGCGCCGCCTGCACGTTCTGCGACACCGACTTCATCGGCACCGATGGCGAAGGCGGCGGCAAGTTCGCCACGGCCGACCTCTTGGCCGACACCATCGCCACCACCTGGGGCCCGGGCACGCAAGACCGCTACGTGGTCTTCACGGGCGGCGAACCCCTGCTGCAACTGGACGCGGCGCTGCTCACCGCCATCCATGCGCGCGGCTTCACCGTTGCCATTGAAACCAATGGCACCGTCAAGCCGCCCGCCGGCATCGACTGGATCTGCGTCAGCCCCAAGGGCACGGCGCCGCTGGTCATCGAACGCGGCGACGAGTTAAAGCTGGTCTACCCCCAGTTGAACGCCTTGCCCGAGACCTTCGCCCACCTGGATTTCGAGCATTTTTTCCTGCAACCCATGGACGGCCCCGCGCGCGTGGCCAACACCGAGCGTGCCGTTCAGTACTGTATGCAGCATCCGCAATGGCGGCTGAGTTTGCAGACCCATAAATACATAGGCATTCCATGATGACCCCCCACGCGCGGCGGATCGCGCGATGATTTCCGTTACCCGCAGGCTGGAATTCGACGCCGGCCACCGTATCCCCGATCACCGCAGCCAATGCCGCAATCTGCATGGCCACCGCTATGTGCTTGAAATCACCCTGACGGGCGACGTGGTGCAAGCCCCCGGCGAATCCGACAACGGCATGTTGATGGATTTTTCCGAGATCAAGCACATCGCCAAGACCCACATCGTGGACGTCTGGGACCATGCTTTCCTGGTGTACGAAGGCGACGCCGCCGTGCGCGGCTTTTTGGACACCCTGCCCGACCACAAGACCGTGGTGCTGGACCGCATTCCCACGGCGGAAAACCTGGCCAAGATCGTGTTCGACACGCTGGCGCCGCACTACCACGGCCACTACGGCGCCGACCTGCGCCTGTCCCGCGTACGCTTGTACGAAACCCCGAATTGCTGGGCAGACTGCAACGGCTGAGGGTTGGCGGCGAGATGGGCCGCGGATAGATCGCGGATGGATCCCCCCATCGTAGGATGGGTGCAGCGCGCAAGAAAAGGCACAAGAACCCAATTGCCGTTCGCGCGAAACCCATCAATCAACCCCGGAACCCGAAATAATCCGGCCACATCCTGGCGGTGGTTCGATGGGTTACGCGCGATCAACGGAGGCGTCCTTGCCACGGGTCATTTCGCGCTGCACCCATCCTACGTGCCTTGCCGCGTGATCAGTACAGCGCGCGCAAGAAAAGACACAAGAACCCACCGATTAAAAATTCCTATCGACCCATTCGGCACATTCAATCATTAGTAAGCTAATAGATAGGATACAATCGATTTCCATGAACCCTCCTTCAGACTCCCAACTCATGGCCACCACCGCTCACTTGATGGTGCTGTCGCGTGCCTATCGCGGGGCGGCTGACAAAGCCCTGGCCGACTACGGTTTATCGCAAGCCACCGCCTGGCCCGTCATCCTGGCCGGACGCCTGGGCGACGGCGTACGCCAAGGCGCGTTGGCCGAGGCGCTGGGCGTCGAAGGCCCCTCCCTGGTTCGCGTGCTTGACCAACTCGTCGCCGCCAGCCTGATGGAACGCCGCGAAGACGCCCATGACCGCCGCGCCAAGACCCTGCACCTGACCGACGCCGGCCATGCCTTGCGCGCCCAGGTTGAAGACGTGCTGGTGGAACTGCGCCGGCGCTTGTTCAGCGGCGTCAGCGAAGCCGACCTGCAAGCCTGCCTGCGCGTCTTCGACGCCTTGAATGTGTCCTTGGGACGCGGCGCGGCCAGCGCGCAGCCACAGCAGCAACAGGACAACGCATCGTGAAATTGCCCAACGTCCGCGAAACCCTTTTTTCGCTCAAGAGCTACCTAAGCGCCATCATGGCGCTTTATCTGGCCTACAGCATGGGTTTGCCGCGTCCGTTCTGGGCGATGACCACCGCCTACGTCGTGGCGCAACCTTGGTCTGGCGCCGTGCGTTCCAAAGCGCTGTACCGGCTGGTGGGCACCTTTGCCGGGTCGGCCGCCACCGTCTACCTGGTGCCGCGCCTGTCGAATTCACCCGTCATCATGACCGCTGCCATGGTGCTGTGGGTGGGCGTCTGCCTGTATATGTCGGTGCTGGACCGCACGCCGCGTTCGTACCTCTTCATGCTGGCGGGCTACACCGCCGCCATGATCGGCTTTCCCAGCGTGACCGACCCGTCGTTGGTCTTCGACACCGCGCTTGCCCGCGTCGAGGAAATCACCCTGGGCATCGTCTGCGCCACGCTGGTCCACAGCATTGTGCTGCCGCGTGGACTGGCGCCTGCCTTGACGCTGCAACTGGACAAGGCCGTGCGCGACGCTCGCAACTGGATGCACGACACGCTTAGCGGCAAGACCGCCGAACAGCGCGACCGCGACCGCCGCGTGCTGGCCAACGACATCACCCAATTGCGGCTCTTGTCCACCCATGTGCCGTTCGACACCAGCAACCTGCGCTGGACGTCCGGCGCCGTGCGCGCCATGCAGGACCAGATTTCAGCATTGACGCCAGCGGTGTCGGCCGTGGAAGACCGCCTGCGGGCGCTTCAGGCCAATGACCAAGCGTTGCCCGAACCCGTGTCCGCGCTGCTGAACGATATATCGGAATGGATCAATGCTGGCGCCCAGGCTTCGCACGACACCGCCGTAGCATTGCGTGCCGCCGTATCGCGGCTGACCCCCGCCATCGACAGCCATTCCCCCTGGCGCGACGCGCTGCTGGCCAGCCTGATGACGCGGCTGCGCGAGTTGATCGACACCTATGACGAATGCCTGGCCCTGCGCCGCGAAATCCACGCCGGCTTGGCGGGCGCACCACAACGGGCTTCGGCACATAAAGCCCACGCTGCCCGCGACCCCAACGCCGCGCTGCACCGCGACCATGGCATGGCGCTGCTGTCCGCGCTGGCCGCGGGTGTGGCCATTTCGGTGTGCTGCGCGTTCTGGATCGGCACGGCCTGGAGCAACGGCGCCACCGCCGCGTTGATGGCCGCCATCTTCAGCTGCTTCTTTGCGTCGCAAGACAACCCCGTGCCGGGCATCATGCAGTTTCTGACGTACACGGTGTATTCGATTCCGCTGTCGGCGCTGTACCTGCTGGGGATCATGCCGGCCATCCATTCCTTTGAAATGCTGGCCCTGGCGATGCTGCCCACCGCCTTCGTGCTGGGCATTTTCATTGCGCGGCCCGCCAGCACCGGCAAGGGCATGGCGATGCTGTTCGGTTTTCTGGGCACCATGGCGCTGCAAGACACCCACACCGCCAACGTGGTGTCGTTCATCGACACGCAGGTGGCGCAGTGCATGGGCGTGGCCACCGCCGCCATCATTGCCGCCGTGTTCCGCACCGTCAGCGTCGACTGGAGCGCCCGCCGCATCCAGGCCGCCAACTGGAAGGAACTGGCGACGCTGGCCGCCTCGCCGCGCGCGCCGTCGCGCCACACCTACACCGCCCGCATGCTGGACCGCATCGGCCTGTTGCAACCGCGCCTGGCGCTGGCCCAGCGGCCCGATGACCTGGTGGCCGCCGATGCGCTGAAAGACCTGCGCGTGGGCCGTGACATTACCGAATTGCAGCGCGCCCGCCGCCATCTGCCGATGGCCGAGGCCACCATCCAACCCGTGCTGACCAGCCTGGCGCAGTTCTT
It contains:
- a CDS encoding pentapeptide repeat-containing protein, whose translation is MDALVRADFRGANFHRLMFDDMDLQAADFSRS
- the queE gene encoding 7-carboxy-7-deazaguanine synthase, with protein sequence MTYSAKEIFKTLQGEGAHAGRAAVFCRFAGCNLWTGRESDRASAACTFCDTDFIGTDGEGGGKFATADLLADTIATTWGPGTQDRYVVFTGGEPLLQLDAALLTAIHARGFTVAIETNGTVKPPAGIDWICVSPKGTAPLVIERGDELKLVYPQLNALPETFAHLDFEHFFLQPMDGPARVANTERAVQYCMQHPQWRLSLQTHKYIGIP
- a CDS encoding ArsR/SmtB family transcription factor, which produces MTRSASASSSDQTGAEPGIDTDAIIKALANPVRRDILAWLKTPHAYFEERPGHSFEHGVCAGHIDDRCGLSQSTVSSHLAVLQRAGLITSTKVGQWVFFRRNEATIAAFLRQLNQDM
- a CDS encoding MAPEG family protein, which translates into the protein MKMIAWLMLAAALLPLVSTIIAKAGGKKFDNNDPRAWLARQEGWRARANAAQINAFEALPFFFAAVLFALYTQASPAHVATLMACWLGVRLGYLAMYLAGWGALRSLAWAISVGFIIAILFSGV
- a CDS encoding alkene reductase; the protein is MSTLFEPLRVGALTLRNRIVMAPLTRQRASEGRVPNDLMVEYYTQRAGAGLILTEATAVTPQGVGYADTPGLWSTEQVKGWRKVTAAVHEKGGLIAAQLWHVGRISDPIFLNGELPVAPSAIAAGGHVSHVRPKRAYVTPRALETAELPGVVEAYRHGAQMAMEAGFDGVEVHAANGYLLDQFLQDSTNQRTDQYGGSLENRARLLLEVVDACVAVWGADRVGVHLSPRGDIHTMGDSDLATTFLYVATELGKRGIAFLCVREREAEDSLGPRLKAAFGGVYIGNEGYTRESAEAAIKAGRADAVAFGVPYIANPDLARRFELNAELNKPEPSTFYAQGPTGYTDYPALA
- a CDS encoding NRDE family protein — encoded protein: MCLAVLALHALPGIPVLIAANRDEFHARPTLPAAQWADAPGLYAGRDGLAGGSWMGVTAQGRFALVTNFREPGRHLDPAPSRGALVEDYLRGSDSPQAYLARTHESDQAYNGFNLIVGDTRQAWYLSNRDGAPRPLAPGIYALSNHLLDTPWPKLARTKTAFTEVLGRTPQPDLPALFDALADRQTATDDEMPATGLPQDRERLLSSPFIVSPDYGTRASSVLVLREGGAGQLDERRFAPDGTVSGESRLAFSWQG
- the arfB gene encoding alternative ribosome rescue aminoacyl-tRNA hydrolase ArfB; amino-acid sequence: MFHVQDSLYIDERDLTFSMIRAQGAGGQNVNKVSSAVHLRFDVRASRLPPEVQDAVCALSDHRISKEGVIVIKSQSFRSQEKNRAEAIERLVTMVRNAIQVDKPRRATKPTRSSQRRRVQRKVLHGEVKRLRGKVQGD
- a CDS encoding pentapeptide repeat-containing protein, coding for MGSKLSGVKMVEAWLINSYFMRVIARNSDFTNAIAICADFSNGDFTGATLCNLDVRFASLERTKLVGADVRVKNAEDASWHGAPDDENTIWPSNPDPGEAGSKKMP
- a CDS encoding carboxypeptidase-like regulatory domain-containing protein → MKKRIERCTLSAMMALGSMAIAGVLSTAQAALPPVKHQGSVQYVSGGIGIDESEAMKAAAKDYPLALTFAAQRDGKADYVASVGVTILDAQGKEVLKATSEGPYMLVKLPAGSYKISATFEGKKQERAVTVQGTGTARAVFEWK
- a CDS encoding FUSC family protein, which gives rise to MTPAVFRSKIARGANMRWLMSLAHMEPSPVSPWVALRAALAIGLPTAVGLALDQIGPAALVALGALPAITGDNGGPYRNRALSIGCTVFGGALGYLLGNLVAGHGLWTSAAMTLLVLIASLVGTFNNIAAVATLQFAVYVIVGSSLTSTLPAWLPSVLVGMGGLFGLALTLAGWVVHPIAPERAAVAQAYRKLAALFAAIGTSRTMVARRDMEAAMATAYDTVLAARGRAAGPSPRLARLAAQLQACTPLTNTALALARAGRVLPPACARVMNHLADRVEHDQPPAPGDDITALRQAGMLELADALAQAEPLLTGAKTPDADPMAQLAPAPPRTPWRVLARTYRPGRTTVRYLIRLGLCLIAAEAVALAASLPRSYWVPLIVVVIFKPNFGSVFARALQSCGGSVVGVAISATVLAVDQNGIASVLTVAALAALLPWSIRRNYGLFSAILVPILMLLIGALQPGTWAIALARLLDVGVAAGIVLLVGYLPWIRIERNNLDQAVATAMSTLAAYVNTVFQADPAKRHALRARAYASLSDLRIALQRGLSEPRLVSRRALAWWPVEVALERVANAVSDTAWSLPADQPTPSAAEVGQLAHALHAMSVAVVGGTAVPTAAISAPIPALADVAAEIESLRAALAGPDFAAAPLAALPKRRSTHPLTPPSNQV
- a CDS encoding CPBP family intramembrane glutamic endopeptidase; this encodes MTLLSPWPPLFLAAALLWPPATRRWALAPLMLAWAWGWADGVIDPVAFVAPALLVLAAAWVRPGSGDAVRMAGHGLFLLLAAALFLHLLPGFHNPLVIAPAPLSADAVAFGMYLNLDKPLVAFWVILALAPPMSGVDLRRTVLAASLACGAAVLACLGIALALGVVGWAPKWPDSGWIWLINNALLVTLAEEALFRGYVQQQLATRWRHHPWGAWAALGVAAVLFGLAHFAGGWQWMLLAAIAGAAYGVAYRYGGLAAAVLAHLGLNAAHFGLFTYPMRAVF